Proteins co-encoded in one Hyla sarda isolate aHylSar1 chromosome 4, aHylSar1.hap1, whole genome shotgun sequence genomic window:
- the LOC130367580 gene encoding syncytin-A-like: MLVFKGGSWVTRVVTHILDLGEIPTEGIKVSFHRTSASTDLLKPSQIERYLHDPKWPNNTLFTQATQDVDCYNITGHQPCNDTSEYQLTDPICNNPDVGYCGRLGQIPSWCYLTNASRLIDIVNKLINQHSSFWELPRDIYWVCGREAYKWLPVGVKGTCTLARLIPSTFVISNDDIDMRAAPKHMLYRRAADNKERENGRPHVVQMGITNKLFSTIFIYPMVMQIWDKLVEATNYLDDQIYDILEITNTSVSVQNQLMIVTNQHAIVLDYLTAAQGGMCQIIGPTCCHYIDTSGTIQMHHQLENIQKLRDKYAKDNEINRDKWWGDTFSILNPATWLKGVGGWIGGVLQLIIHITVIALIVYVSIKLIFLCMKRCKPRPAADTKILLSTSSDTQVPLLHRHSAEGYTAYIKTFQKKIENKKNQVV; the protein is encoded by the coding sequence ATGTTGGTCTTCAAAGGGGGTTCCTGGGTAACTCGAGTAGTCACACATATATTAGACCTAGGAGAGATCCCCACGGAAGGGATAAAAGTTAGTTTTCACAGGACATCCGCAAGTACTGATCTTCTTAAGCCCAGCCAGATAGAAAGGTACTTACATGACCCAAAATGGCCAAATAACACCCTCTTTACTCAGGCTACTCAAGACGTAGACTGCTATAATATAACAGGACACCAACCATGCAATGACACGTCAGAATACCAACTTACTGATCCAATATGTAATAACCCAGATGTGGGCTACTGCGGTAGATTAGGGCAGATACCTTCCTGGTGTTACTtaacaaatgcctctagactcattgacatagttaataaacttatcaatcaacattcctctttctgggagctcccacgagacatctattgggtatgtggtagggaagcctacaagtggttgccggtaggggtcaaaggcacatgcaccctagctagacttatcccctccacctttgtcatatccaacgacgacattgacatgagagcagctcctaaacatatgttataccgaagagcagcagataacaaagaaagggaaaacggtaggccacatgttgtacaaatgggaataaccaacaagctttttagcaccatttttatatatccaatggtgatgcaaatatgggataagttagtcGAAGCCACTAACTACCTCGATgaccaaatatatgacattttagaaattactaatacctctgtgtccgtgcaaaatcaactgatgatagtgactaaccAACACGCAATAGTCTTGGACTATCTCacagcagctcaaggagggatgtgtcaaatcataggtcctacttgttgccattacatagacacttcaggaacaattcagatgcaccaccagcttgagaacatacaaaaattgagggacaaatatgccaaagacaatgaaatcaacagggataagtggtggggggataccttttcaatattgaatcccgctacctggctcaagggcgtaggaggatggatagggggcgttctgcagctcataatacacattactgtcattgcccttatagtatatgtatcaataaaacttattttcttatgtatgaaacgctgcaagccaagacctgctgcagatactaaaatcctcctctccacctcatcagacacccaagtccctctacttcaccgtcactcggcagaaggctatactgcctacataaagacttttcaaaagaaaatagaaaacaagaaaaaccaagttgtctaa